The genomic region CACCCGACGACTATATCCACGACCTGTTCTATCAGGCAATATGGGGCGACGAAGGCATCGGACAGTCGATCCTCGGCAGGAGAGAGACCATCAAGTCCTTTGGAAGGGATGATCTCATGGACCATATCAGGAAATACTACGGCACAAAGGACACCGTCATTGCATGCGCCGGGAACTTCCAGCCTGACAGACTCATATCCTCCCTCAATGAGACCCTCGGCGGTCTGAGGAGGGGTTCGGAGCCGAAAAAGGGCGGGAAGCCGCTCTTCTCCCCGTCGGTCGCAGTCCACGCCAAGGACCTCTCCGAGGCGCACGTCTGCATCGGCGTTGAAGGCATACCTCTCGCAAGCACTAACAGATATGTCCTCTATCTCCTGAATTCGGTCCTCGGCGCCGGGGTGAGTTCTCGCCTCTTCCAGGAGATACGGGAAACGCGAGGACTTGCCTACTCCATCTATTCCTTCCTCGCCTCCTATATCGACACAGGCTTGTGGGCCGTCTACGCCGGAACAGCAAGGAAAAGGGTTACCGAGGTTATTACACTCATCACGGAAGAAATGAAGAGCCTCAAAGATACCATTACCGACGTTGAACTCCAGAGGGCAAAGGATCAGATGAAAGGGAATCTTATTCTCGGCCTAGAATCCTCCAATAACAGGATGCAGAATATCGCTCGCCAGGAGATCTATTATGGACAGTACTATTCGCCGGAAGAGATCATCAGGGAGATTGAGGCGGTGAGTCTGGAGCAGGCAAGAGATCTTTCAGAGAGACTCGTTCAGAGCGGCGCCATGGCCCTCACCGTCCTCGGCCCCGTAGAGCGTTCGACAGTATCCGAACTGCCTCTTTGATCTCTTCTTCGGTGTTCCCTTTCCCTGTGCTGAGTCGTATGGCGGACAGCGAATCGTCATCTGAAAGACCCATGGCCTTGAGTACCGAAGATGGCTCTCTCCGCCCGGAGTGGCAGGCCGAGCCCGTCGATGCCACCACGACGCTCTTGAGATCCTGGAGCAGGTCGAGCGCATCGACACCTGCGATGGAAATGTTCAGGGTGTTCGGCAGCCTCAATGTTTCGTGTCCATTCAGTCGAACACCGTCAATTTCTTCGCAGAGACCGCGATAAAGGGTATCGGTAAGTCTCTTCGCCTGCAATGCCCTCTCGGTGATCTCGAGACGCGCCAGCTCACAGGTCTTGCCCAGACCGACGATTCCCGGTACGTTCTCTGTTCCAGGTCTCAGTCCCCGTTCATGCCCGGCGCCAAAGAAGAGGGGAGTAAGCTCCAGTCCCTTCCTGATAAAGAGTCCTCCGACTCCCTTCGGACCGTAGAACTTGTGAGGGACGATCGTCATCATATGAACCCCGAGAGCACCGGCGTTCACCGGAATCTTCCCCACGGTTTGTGCGGCGTCCGTATGAAATGTGATGCCCCTTTCCTGTGCGAGACTGCCGATCTCTTCAAGAGGCTGGAGAACGCCCGTTTCATTGTTGGCATGCATGATCGTTATGAGAACCGTATCCCGCCGCAGCGCCCTTTTCACCTCTTCTACAAGAACCCTCCCATCTCTGCCGACGCCGGCATAGGTGACTGAGAAGCCTCGGCTCTCAAGGTATCTGCAGGGATTCGTCACAGACGGGTGCTCAATGACAGACGTTATGACGTGTCCCTCACGCCGTGTCAGGGTCGTTCCCAGAATAGCGAGATTGTTTGACTCCGTTCCACCTGATGTGAAGAGGATCTCTTCGGCCGAGACACCGATCAGGTCCGCAACCTGAGAGCGGGCCTTTTCGAGAGACATCCGGGCCCTCACACCGGCATCATGGCTGCTCGAGGGATTTCCAAAGTCTGATCTGAGTGCCGACAGCATCACCCCGATAACCTCGGGGTCAACAGGAGTGGAAGCGTTGTTATCGAGATAGATCACTAAGCAAGATCCCGGTGAATGACGGTAACGTCGATGAGATCGTCTTTGATCATCTCGGCCATTCTTTCGGCAATGGCGGGCGACCGGTGTTTGCCTCCGGTGCAGCCGATCCCGATTGTCAGATATGCCTTTCCTTCAGCGACATACTGGGGAATAAGGAAATTCAATAACCCCGATGTCCTCTCCATGAATTCCCGGGCCCCCGGGCTTTGAAAAACAAAATCCTGCACGGCAAGGTCTGTTCCGCTCAAGTCTTTCAGCGCCGTCACAAAATGCGGATTCCGGAGAAACCGTACATCGAAGAGGATATCGACGTTCTGGGGTATGCCGAATTTATGACCGAAGGATATCAGGGCCACCGCGAGCGCAGCGTTCCCTCCAGTCACCTTGAAGAGCGAAGAGACGAGATGCCGCAACTGATGGGGGGTATAGGCCGAGGTGTCGATAATTCTTGTTGCCTCTGCCCTTATCGGCAGGAGCATGGCCCTTTCCATATCAATGGCCTTTTCGATATTCAGGTCCTCAGATACCAGAGGATGGGGTCTCCTCGTCTCCTTGAATCTTCTGACGATCGCCTCCCTTTCGGCTTCGAGAAAGATGATCTCGAGGTTGTATTTTTCACGCAGGACTGTAAGGACGGAATCGAGGGCAGGGAGGAATTCCTTTTCCCTGATGTCAACACCGATTCCTACCCTGTCGTTATGGCTGTCAGCAGTAATGATGGAGGTGAAGCGCTCCATGAGCGTCACCGGAAGATTGTCGACGCAGTAAAAGCCCTGGTCCTCAAGCGCCCGCAGCGCAACGGTCTTGCCGGAACCGGCAAAACCCGTTATGATGACGACTGTCGGTCTCATTTCCCTGTCACGCAGGACTTAAGGTGAAAGGTGATGGTACAAGCTGTAACGTATCGTTAACGGTAATCGTTACCTCAGCATGTATTTTGCTATTTCGCCGGTTCTATGAGGCCGAAGTGACCGTCATCCCTCCGGTAGATCACGTTTATGTCCCCGCTCACATCATTCGTGAAGATGTAAAAATCCCTCCCGAGCATGTCCAGCTGCATCGCGGCTTCGTCAGGACTCATGGGCTTCATGTCAAACCGCTTTTTCTTGATGATCCTCTCGGTTTCAGAGACTGCTGGACCTGCTCCTGACGGTCCGACAGAGGCCTTCCCTTCGCCCTTTCTGTGGGACACGAGCTTTTCCTTGTACTTCTTGACCTGTTTCTCCAATTTTTCGACGACCTCATCTATGGAAGAATAAATATCCTCGGTGGTCCCCTCTGCCTGGATCATCACTCCGTTCGCTTTCAGCAAGACCTCTGTCTTATGTCGGTATTTTTCGACGGTGAGGGTCACGGTCGCTTCCGAAATATTCGCAAGATACCGCTCAAACTTCTTCATCTTATCTTCTGCATAGCTCTTGAGCGCCGGGGTGACTTCAAGATGTCTTCCACTCACGATGACGTTCATATGGCCTCCTTTTTGATTGCTGAACCGCCCATTCTCGACCGTCCATTCCTAGTACGTCAGATTCATCTTTCTCCGCTGCCCTTGAGGGGGAATCCTCAGTTCTTCCCTGTACTTGGCAACCGTCCTCCTCGCTATCGTGATATCCTTTGTCTTGAGGAGCTCTACAATTCTCTGGTCGCTCATCGGCTTTTGAGGGTCTTCCTCGGAGATGAGTTTCCTGATCACATCCTTGACCGAAGTCGATGATACCGCTCCTGTGCCGCTTTGCAGGGCGCTGCTGAAAAAGAACCTGAAACCGAAGAGGCCGTGGTTGCATGAGAGGAACTTGTTTGATGTCACTCTGCTGATGGTGCTCTCATGCATACCGAGGGTCAGGGCCACATCCTTGAGATTCAGGGGTTTCAGGAAGGAAACATCCTTGTCAAAAAATTCTCTCTGGAAATCGAGGATGCACTCCGTCACCCGGTAAATCGTCCTGTTCCTCTGATCGAGACTCTTCAGGAGCCATACCGCTGAACGGAGCTTCTCCTCGACAAACTGCTTTTCTTCCTTCGAGAGTGTTTTCTTCGCCATGAGGAGCTTCCGGTACTGATTGCTCAACCTGATCCGCGGCAATCCCTCGTCATTGAGGATGATCTGGTACCCGTCCTCCGTTCGCATAACATAGACATCAGGAACAATGTACGCTGTGGCTGATGTTGAGAAGTTCCGTGCCGGCTTGGGCTCGAGGCCTTCGATAATGCTCACTGCCGTCATAACATCCTCAAGTAATGCTCCGTACTGTTTGGCAATCTGCTGATAGCGCTTCTTCTCGATGTCAGCCATGTTGTTAAGGATGATCTGCTCGGCAAGGCTGCCGGATAGGTTCATCGCCTTCAGCTGGAGGAGAAGGCACTCTTGGAGACCCCGTGCGGCGATTCCCGAGGGATCAAAGCTCTGAACATGGGCTATCGCCTGTCCGACCTGCTCGATGCCGGTCTTCAAAGCCGTGGCGATCTCTTCGTCAGAGGCTCGAAGATATCCATTCTCATCGATATTACCGATGATCATCTCCCCGATCTCCTTGATCGCTTCAGGAACATCGGAGAGCCGTAACTGCCACATGAGATGATCAACGAGGTCCGCCTCTTTGCTCATAAACTGTTCGAAGGAGGGGTGATCAACGGTACCGGGAGTGAAGTATCCCAGATCCCTGCCGTCGCTCCCCCGCTCATCGAAATAGTCTTCGACGCTCAGCCCCCCTGAAATGAGTCTCTCCAGGGGAGCTTCGGTATCGTCCGACACATTTGCAGGCTCTATGTTGTCAAGCTCCTCCCTGCTCAGTTCTTCCCTTTCTTCCGCCGCCTCCTCAAGGAAGGGGTTCTCGATGAGTTCCTGAGAAAGGGCATCCGACAGCTCAAGCTGGGGCATCTGGAGCAGTTTTATGGCAAGCTGCAGCTGAGGGGTGAGGACGAGTTTCTGGGAAAGTCGTAATTCTAATCTGCCTTCCAGCGCCATTAGAGTCGAAATTCCTTTCCCAGGTAAGACTCCTTGACCTCGGGGTTGGCAATGAGTTTTTCCGGGGCCCCTTCGTCCAGAATGCCGCCATTGCTTATGATATAGGCCCGATCAGTAATTGACAGGGTGTCCCTCACATTGTGGTCGGTGACGAGGATACCAAGACCCTTCTTCTTGAGATATTGAAGCATCTTCTTCAACTCTATTATAGCAATTGGATCTATTCCTGCGAAGGGCTCATCGAAGAGGATGAAGGTGGGATCGGTGGCAATGGCACGGGCGATCTCGGTCCTCCTCCTCTCCCCTCCGGAGAGTCGGTAGGAGTGCCGGTCAGCGAACTCCTTCAGACTGAACTCATCAAGGAGCTGCTCGACGCGCCCGTCCATCTCGTCTCCTTTCCATCCCCTGATTTCAAGCACCGCCCTGAGATTGTCCCGTACCGTCAATCGCCTGAAGATCGACGGCTCCTGGGGGAGATAACTGATGCCCTTGAGCGCCCTCCTGTACATTTGCAGCTTGCCGATGTCCTCGTTGTTCAGGAGGATGTTCCCTCTGTCAGGCCTTATGAGACCAACGATCATATAAAAGGTCGTGGTCTTCCCTGCACCATTGGGACCGAGGAGGCCGACGATTTCACCCGTCGAGACATAGATGCTGAGGTTCTTCACGACTTCCCTTCCGCGGTAACTCTTTGCAAGCTCCCTCGTCTCAAGGATATCCATTACTTGCCTTTCCTGTCCTTGATGAAAACCTTGCTGTTTTCAACAATCGACCGGTCTTCCTTCATAAGGTAGATCATCTTTGTGCCGGTAACGACGTTTCCCCCTTCTGCTGCCCGCGGCTCGCCGGTAAATACCACCTTCTCTTCGTCAGCAAAGTAAGTCGCAGCATCGGCAGTTATGACTCGTTCACTACGGATCAGCTTAACATTGCCCTCGGCATCTATCCTCGTTATGGCGCCGCCTTCGGTGTAGGTGACGAGCATCCGGTCAGAAGAGATGGTCATGTCATCGGACTTCGCAACGACAGTGCCTTCAAAAAGGGCAGTATGTGCCTTGTTGTCCGCCGTCAGCGATGAAGACGTTATGACGACGGGACCCTTTGTTTCAAGGGGTTTGTTCTCGGCGGAAACAACCGCACCACAGAGGCAGGCAAAAAGGAAGAGGAGAGAAGAGACAGCCGCACCACAGGCCTTCTTCGCCATAAACAGTCCGCTATCCCTGTTCCGGATGTTAATAAAATGTTGCCCTAACATTCTTCGTGAGTTTCAGTTTTTGGCCTTCGGTGGCAGACAGCCCATCACCCTCTATCCTGAACTTCCTGCCATCGATCATGACCCGGTCTTCTGAAGTGAGCAATCTAGTGGAGGGGTTCCACGCCAGACTCCTGGCAGATATCAGGGAATCTTTAATCCGTATCTTTATGTTCTCCTCGAGGAGGAGTTCCCTCGTCACCATGTTGTATCTTCCTGAGTCAGCGTCCAGCACCATCCCTTCCTTAATCGCATTGATGGTCACTGCATACATCCGTGCGACAGTTTCATCTCCGCTAAAATCGGCCTTACGGGCGGCAATAACCCATGCGTCACTGCCGCTTCTCTTGTTCACAATCCTCAACCCCTCAAAATAGGAATTTGTCTTCACGGAAGCATCTTTCCGGTACTCCTTTTCACCATTAAAGATAAAATAGAAGAGGATGAGCATGAGAAGTACGATTGCATATCCATATTTCAGTTTCACATAGAAAGTTTATCACAGAAAAAAGACCATAGTAAAGCAAATAATATACCAGAGGAGGGAGGACTCCCTTGACAAAAGAGGCGATTATCTCCTTCAGAGA from Thermodesulfovibrionales bacterium harbors:
- the rpoN gene encoding RNA polymerase factor sigma-54: MALEGRLELRLSQKLVLTPQLQLAIKLLQMPQLELSDALSQELIENPFLEEAAEEREELSREELDNIEPANVSDDTEAPLERLISGGLSVEDYFDERGSDGRDLGYFTPGTVDHPSFEQFMSKEADLVDHLMWQLRLSDVPEAIKEIGEMIIGNIDENGYLRASDEEIATALKTGIEQVGQAIAHVQSFDPSGIAARGLQECLLLQLKAMNLSGSLAEQIILNNMADIEKKRYQQIAKQYGALLEDVMTAVSIIEGLEPKPARNFSTSATAYIVPDVYVMRTEDGYQIILNDEGLPRIRLSNQYRKLLMAKKTLSKEEKQFVEEKLRSAVWLLKSLDQRNRTIYRVTECILDFQREFFDKDVSFLKPLNLKDVALTLGMHESTISRVTSNKFLSCNHGLFGFRFFFSSALQSGTGAVSSTSVKDVIRKLISEEDPQKPMSDQRIVELLKTKDITIARRTVAKYREELRIPPQGQRRKMNLTY
- the raiA gene encoding ribosome-associated translation inhibitor RaiA: MNVIVSGRHLEVTPALKSYAEDKMKKFERYLANISEATVTLTVEKYRHKTEVLLKANGVMIQAEGTTEDIYSSIDEVVEKLEKQVKKYKEKLVSHRKGEGKASVGPSGAGPAVSETERIIKKKRFDMKPMSPDEAAMQLDMLGRDFYIFTNDVSGDINVIYRRDDGHFGLIEPAK
- a CDS encoding pitrilysin family protein; this encodes MFKKYHLDNGIPLVAEQIRNVRSVSLGIWVKVGSRYESTDSNGISHFLEHMFFKGTKRRSARDIAVEIDSVGGDLNAFTSREATTFYVKVLDEHIERGIDLLTDLFLHSTFPAGDLEKEKRIIKEEIKMVEDTPDDYIHDLFYQAIWGDEGIGQSILGRRETIKSFGRDDLMDHIRKYYGTKDTVIACAGNFQPDRLISSLNETLGGLRRGSEPKKGGKPLFSPSVAVHAKDLSEAHVCIGVEGIPLASTNRYVLYLLNSVLGAGVSSRLFQEIRETRGLAYSIYSFLASYIDTGLWAVYAGTARKRVTEVITLITEEMKSLKDTITDVELQRAKDQMKGNLILGLESSNNRMQNIARQEIYYGQYYSPEEIIREIEAVSLEQARDLSERLVQSGAMALTVLGPVERSTVSELPL
- the rapZ gene encoding RNase adapter RapZ, whose translation is MRPTVVIITGFAGSGKTVALRALEDQGFYCVDNLPVTLMERFTSIITADSHNDRVGIGVDIREKEFLPALDSVLTVLREKYNLEIIFLEAEREAIVRRFKETRRPHPLVSEDLNIEKAIDMERAMLLPIRAEATRIIDTSAYTPHQLRHLVSSLFKVTGGNAALAVALISFGHKFGIPQNVDILFDVRFLRNPHFVTALKDLSGTDLAVQDFVFQSPGAREFMERTSGLLNFLIPQYVAEGKAYLTIGIGCTGGKHRSPAIAERMAEMIKDDLIDVTVIHRDLA
- a CDS encoding cysteine desulfurase family protein, giving the protein MIYLDNNASTPVDPEVIGVMLSALRSDFGNPSSSHDAGVRARMSLEKARSQVADLIGVSAEEILFTSGGTESNNLAILGTTLTRREGHVITSVIEHPSVTNPCRYLESRGFSVTYAGVGRDGRVLVEEVKRALRRDTVLITIMHANNETGVLQPLEEIGSLAQERGITFHTDAAQTVGKIPVNAGALGVHMMTIVPHKFYGPKGVGGLFIRKGLELTPLFFGAGHERGLRPGTENVPGIVGLGKTCELARLEITERALQAKRLTDTLYRGLCEEIDGVRLNGHETLRLPNTLNISIAGVDALDLLQDLKSVVVASTGSACHSGRREPSSVLKAMGLSDDDSLSAIRLSTGKGNTEEEIKEAVRILSNALRGRGR
- the lptB gene encoding LPS export ABC transporter ATP-binding protein, with product MDILETRELAKSYRGREVVKNLSIYVSTGEIVGLLGPNGAGKTTTFYMIVGLIRPDRGNILLNNEDIGKLQMYRRALKGISYLPQEPSIFRRLTVRDNLRAVLEIRGWKGDEMDGRVEQLLDEFSLKEFADRHSYRLSGGERRRTEIARAIATDPTFILFDEPFAGIDPIAIIELKKMLQYLKKKGLGILVTDHNVRDTLSITDRAYIISNGGILDEGAPEKLIANPEVKESYLGKEFRL
- the lptC gene encoding LPS export ABC transporter periplasmic protein LptC, producing the protein MKLKYGYAIVLLMLILFYFIFNGEKEYRKDASVKTNSYFEGLRIVNKRSGSDAWVIAARKADFSGDETVARMYAVTINAIKEGMVLDADSGRYNMVTRELLLEENIKIRIKDSLISARSLAWNPSTRLLTSEDRVMIDGRKFRIEGDGLSATEGQKLKLTKNVRATFY
- a CDS encoding LptA/OstA family protein; protein product: MAKKACGAAVSSLLFLFACLCGAVVSAENKPLETKGPVVITSSSLTADNKAHTALFEGTVVAKSDDMTISSDRMLVTYTEGGAITRIDAEGNVKLIRSERVITADAATYFADEEKVVFTGEPRAAEGGNVVTGTKMIYLMKEDRSIVENSKVFIKDRKGK